In the Parasteatoda tepidariorum isolate YZ-2023 chromosome 3, CAS_Ptep_4.0, whole genome shotgun sequence genome, one interval contains:
- the LOC107442025 gene encoding metallo-beta-lactamase domain-containing protein 1, producing the protein MTPSVEILKVGYSILNEEAKFMKANCTCTLVRDNNKIMLVDTLTAWDGIFLLKALEERGLQADDITHVVGTHGHSDHIGNLNLFTKALHIVGQSISHQDEYYLHSFEENDAYVISENIKIIATPGHTLSDVSVIVNGTLLGTVAIVGDLFEREDDIRNPDLWHKVAGSEDPDLQFKYRTMILDLADYVVPGHGPGFTVTNELKESHKKPEK; encoded by the exons ATGACTCCATCTGTTGAAATTCTAAAAGTAGGATACTccattttaaatgaagaagCCAAATTCATGAAAGCTAATTGCACATGTACTTTGGTGAGagataacaacaaaataatgttGGTTGATACATTAACTGCTTGggatggaatttttttactaaaag CTTTGGAGGAAAGAGGATTACAAGCGGATGACATCACGCATGTTGTTGGAACTCATGGACATTCTGATCATATTggcaatttaaatttgtttactaaGGCTCTTCATATCGTTGGACAGTCTATATCCCATCAAGATGAATATTATTTGCATTCCTTTGAAGAG aatgACGCCTATGTGATAtctgaaaacatcaaaataattgCAACTCCAGGTCACACATTATCAGATGTTAGTGTAATTGTTAATGGAACTTTGCTTGGTACAGTAGCTATTGTTg GAGATTTATTCGAAAGGGAAGACGATATAAGAAATCCTGATTTGTGGCATAAAGTAGCTGGAAGTGAAGATCCAGACCTCCAATTTAAATATAGGACAATGATTTTAGATTTAGCAGATTATGTAGTTCCAGGACATGGCCCAGGATTTACAGTTACTAATGAACTCAAAGAATCACATaaaaaacctgagaaataa
- the LOC107442017 gene encoding uncharacterized protein, producing the protein MGRNKRKRGHDLQNKSENLVTKRRSLIENLQTLTKANGLLVGTNAVLRNLKKKQLSAVFVCSNNACAPIFRAVSFWCKETAVPFFTLEADDRNILNSKIPVSVTYGIKKDSMHLHPQLEENLKEIKIPKIQEIVSGCESHVNTNDFEDISSKTVPIEEEIFVCHKKHSPKVKKSKAKLEAQKDFLAFCSSSDSEEEFVSSKFNPSNNSEFPEYKSVKWKDSDLIVK; encoded by the exons atgggtagaaataaaagaaagcgtGGTCATGATCTTca aaataaatctgaaaatttggTAACCAAGAGAAGAAGTTTGATAGAAAATCTACA GACATTAACTAAAGCAAATGGACTCCTTGTTGGAACCAATGCTGTTTTGAGGaatctgaaaaagaaacaactatctGCTGTTTTCGTATGTTCTAATAATGCATGTGCACCGATTTTCCGAGCTGTTTCTTTCTGGTGTAAAGAAACTgctgttcctttttttacaCTTGAGGCAGATGATAGAAATATTCTTAACTCAAAAATTCCAGTTTCAGTCACTTATGGAATCAag AAGGATAGTATGCATCTTCATCCACaacttgaagaaaatttaaaagaaattaaaattccaaaaattcagGAAATCGTTTCTGGTTGTGAATCCCATGTGAATACTAATGACTTTGaagatatttcttcaaaaactgTACCCatagaagaagaaatttttgtatGCCACAAAAAGCATTCTCCAAAAGTGAAGAAATCAAAAGCAAAACTTGAGGCTCAAAAAGATTTTCTTGCATTTTGCTCATCTTCTGATTCAGAAGAAGAATTTGTTTCATCCAAATTTAATCCTTCAAATAATTCAGAATTTCCAGAATACAAATCTGTAAAATGGAAAGATTCTGacttaattgttaaataa